One Halolamina litorea genomic window carries:
- a CDS encoding CPBP family intramembrane glutamic endopeptidase, translating to MSQTSRPERPISGPALLRTMQAFVLFVSGVLGGSVGVSLWASVAPGLGVAAGTTAYDILNTLAQFVGFAAPVVLFIAAAGDRELLSWKLPDRRGAAVALGAAAVLYVLQIVLLTAFSLIDVSPSQNPATDPAGREAAYFLLMIPVSVFVVGPAEELLVRGGIQGLLKRAWGPWPAILGASALFGSLHYIGSGSGAIAYVVFSFLLGSLLGYLYERTGNLVVPMVAHGVYNAVIYAIQYVTFG from the coding sequence ATGAGTCAGACCTCCCGGCCCGAGCGTCCCATCTCCGGTCCGGCATTGCTCCGGACGATGCAGGCGTTCGTGCTGTTCGTCTCCGGCGTCCTCGGCGGCAGCGTCGGGGTGTCGCTGTGGGCGAGCGTCGCTCCGGGACTGGGCGTCGCCGCGGGGACGACCGCCTACGACATCCTGAACACGCTCGCGCAGTTCGTCGGCTTCGCCGCGCCGGTGGTGCTGTTCATCGCCGCCGCGGGTGATCGGGAGTTGCTCTCGTGGAAACTGCCGGACCGTCGGGGGGCGGCGGTCGCCCTCGGCGCCGCCGCCGTGCTCTACGTGCTCCAGATCGTGCTGTTGACCGCGTTCTCGCTGATCGACGTCTCCCCGTCCCAGAACCCGGCGACCGACCCCGCCGGCCGCGAGGCGGCGTACTTCCTGTTGATGATCCCCGTCTCGGTGTTCGTCGTCGGGCCCGCCGAGGAGCTGCTGGTGCGTGGCGGGATTCAGGGACTGCTGAAACGCGCGTGGGGCCCGTGGCCGGCCATCCTGGGGGCGAGCGCGCTGTTCGGGTCGCTACACTACATCGGAAGCGGGAGCGGGGCGATCGCCTACGTGGTGTTCTCGTTCCTGCTCGGCTCGCTGCTGGGCTATCTCTACGAGCGCACCGGGAACCTCGTCGTGCCGATGGTCGCCCACGGCGTGTACAACGCCGTCATCTACGCGATCCAGTACGTAACGTTCGGCTGA
- a CDS encoding DHH family phosphoesterase: MDDELIETSELSLHRRSLLPGKGFFYPDSLSEDRTEERIAEAVDGAEAVVITDSDADGLGCVALIREARGAALDVVPFEEELAAEVAGDAADEDDDDDEKGEDEEPHERSTVALVASGPGQIEESLELVAKHVEEGTDAYVCDICPDSFEYIAEDLDALVERCGEVRWFDHHQWDADLEQSVRDAGVDLVIGDSEEECTTDVTLRSLDYEFDERYAELAEVTRDHDLWLKQDERSDDLADYAYWSGPEEYATIVGEYGAALPETVLDYVEHRRVEKERRIDAAVSRANRREIGDWTVGFTYGRCSQNEVAETLREQGCDAAVIVKPSGSASIRGSEGFERCHEVAGQVNGGGHPKAAGCKPDIYDDMLDMAQHWTSEGRATRTVIRRAFEELVEE; encoded by the coding sequence ATGGACGACGAACTCATCGAGACGAGCGAACTCTCCCTGCACCGGCGCTCGCTGCTGCCCGGGAAGGGCTTTTTCTACCCCGACTCGCTCTCCGAGGACCGAACCGAGGAGCGCATCGCCGAGGCCGTCGACGGCGCCGAGGCCGTGGTCATCACCGACTCCGACGCCGACGGCCTGGGCTGTGTCGCCCTGATCCGCGAGGCCCGCGGCGCCGCCCTCGACGTGGTTCCCTTCGAGGAGGAACTGGCCGCGGAGGTTGCCGGCGACGCCGCCGACGAGGACGACGATGACGACGAGAAGGGCGAGGACGAGGAGCCCCACGAGCGCTCGACGGTCGCGCTGGTCGCCTCCGGGCCGGGACAGATCGAGGAGTCCCTGGAACTGGTCGCCAAGCACGTCGAGGAAGGCACCGACGCCTACGTCTGCGACATCTGCCCGGACAGCTTCGAGTACATCGCCGAGGACCTCGACGCGCTGGTCGAGCGCTGTGGCGAGGTGCGGTGGTTCGACCACCACCAGTGGGACGCTGACCTCGAACAGAGCGTCCGCGACGCCGGCGTCGACCTCGTCATCGGCGACAGCGAGGAGGAGTGCACGACGGACGTGACCCTGCGCTCGCTCGACTACGAGTTCGACGAGCGCTACGCCGAACTCGCGGAAGTCACCCGGGATCACGACCTCTGGCTCAAGCAGGACGAACGCAGCGACGACCTCGCGGACTACGCCTACTGGAGCGGCCCGGAGGAGTACGCCACCATCGTCGGCGAGTACGGCGCCGCCCTCCCCGAGACGGTGCTCGACTACGTCGAACACCGACGTGTCGAGAAGGAGCGCCGCATCGACGCCGCCGTCTCGCGGGCGAACCGCCGGGAGATCGGCGACTGGACCGTCGGCTTCACCTACGGCCGCTGTTCCCAGAACGAGGTCGCCGAGACGCTCCGCGAGCAGGGCTGTGACGCCGCCGTGATCGTCAAACCCTCCGGGAGCGCGTCGATCCGTGGCTCGGAAGGCTTCGAGCGCTGCCACGAGGTCGCCGGCCAGGTCAACGGCGGCGGCCACCCGAAGGCCGCGGGCTGCAAGCCCGACATCTACGACGACATGCTCGACATGGCCCAGCACTGGACCAGCGAGGGTCGCGCGACCCGGACCGTGATCCGACGGGCGTTCGAGGAACTGGTCGAGGAGTAG
- a CDS encoding universal stress protein, with the protein MFDTIVIATDGSESVQRAVGVALDLAERFDADVHALFVVDEREVESSPESVREELRAALEDDGEDAVASVATRAESAVTTAVRSGRPAATISDYAREVGADVVATGTRGRHGENRYLIGGVAERVVRRCPVPVLTVRQLEGEGTTDAESEPETPA; encoded by the coding sequence ATGTTCGACACCATCGTCATCGCGACCGACGGCTCCGAGAGCGTCCAGCGGGCGGTCGGCGTCGCGCTCGACCTCGCCGAGCGCTTCGACGCCGACGTGCACGCCCTGTTCGTCGTCGACGAGCGCGAGGTCGAGAGTTCCCCGGAGAGCGTCCGCGAGGAGCTCCGCGCCGCACTCGAAGACGACGGCGAGGACGCCGTCGCGAGCGTCGCGACCCGCGCCGAGAGCGCCGTCACCACCGCCGTCCGGTCGGGCCGGCCCGCAGCGACCATCTCCGACTACGCCCGCGAGGTCGGCGCCGACGTGGTCGCCACCGGCACCCGCGGCCGCCACGGCGAGAACCGCTACCTGATCGGCGGCGTCGCCGAGCGTGTCGTGCGGCGCTGTCCCGTCCCGGTGCTGACCGTGCGACAGCTCGAAGGCGAGGGGACGACCGACGCCGAGTCCGAGCCGGAAACGCCCGCCTAG
- a CDS encoding glucose-6-phosphate isomerase, whose protein sequence is MRTDIGNALGGEPSLTRDALDELDADVAAAHERIADGMDDDAFGYAALNLPETADPDAIRNAVAPFADSGAVLTVGIGGSALGAATLAKGLESDVGAYFLDNVDPEHTTRLLDSLDLSRTTVNVVSNSGTTAETLSNFLVVREAMERDGVDWTERTFVTTGPKGNLRNLAEKHDLPALDVPEGVPGRFSVLSTVGLAVAAIQGHDIEAVLAGAADERDRLAGSLYDSPAYAYGATSYALAERGAVTNAFMPYAESLETFAEWFAQLWAESLGKDGQGQTPARALGATDQHSQLQLYRAGPRDKLVTLVRPTERADRGIPETDLDGLSYLGGSSLGTLLDAEFRATEASLTAADCPNVRIEIDRVDERGLGELLFGMEAACVCYGELADLSTFTQPAVEWGKKAARGLLGGGEFEEAEAVRGKERLVVE, encoded by the coding sequence ATGCGTACCGACATCGGCAACGCGCTGGGCGGGGAGCCGTCCCTGACCCGCGACGCCCTCGACGAACTGGACGCCGACGTGGCCGCCGCCCACGAACGGATCGCCGACGGGATGGACGACGACGCGTTCGGCTACGCCGCGTTGAACCTTCCCGAGACCGCCGACCCCGACGCTATCCGGAACGCCGTCGCCCCCTTCGCCGACAGCGGGGCGGTGCTCACGGTCGGCATCGGCGGCAGCGCCCTCGGCGCCGCGACGCTCGCCAAGGGGCTGGAGAGCGACGTGGGCGCCTACTTCCTCGACAACGTCGACCCCGAGCACACGACGCGACTGCTCGACTCGCTCGACCTCTCCCGTACTACGGTCAACGTGGTCTCGAACTCCGGCACGACCGCCGAGACGCTCTCGAACTTCCTCGTCGTCCGCGAGGCGATGGAGCGCGACGGCGTCGACTGGACCGAGCGCACCTTCGTCACCACGGGGCCGAAGGGGAACCTCCGGAACCTCGCGGAGAAGCACGACCTGCCGGCGCTGGACGTGCCCGAGGGCGTTCCGGGGCGGTTCTCCGTGCTCTCGACGGTCGGGCTGGCGGTGGCAGCGATCCAGGGCCACGACATCGAGGCCGTACTCGCCGGCGCCGCCGACGAGCGCGACCGACTCGCGGGCTCGCTCTACGACTCGCCCGCCTACGCCTACGGCGCGACCAGCTACGCGCTGGCCGAACGCGGCGCCGTCACGAACGCGTTCATGCCGTACGCCGAATCGCTGGAGACGTTCGCCGAATGGTTCGCCCAACTCTGGGCCGAGAGCCTCGGCAAGGACGGGCAGGGCCAGACCCCCGCCCGGGCGCTCGGCGCGACCGACCAGCACTCCCAACTGCAGCTGTACCGCGCCGGCCCGCGGGACAAGCTGGTGACGCTCGTCCGACCCACAGAACGCGCCGACCGCGGGATTCCCGAAACCGATCTGGACGGCCTCTCCTACCTCGGCGGCTCCTCGCTCGGGACGCTGCTCGACGCGGAGTTCCGGGCGACCGAAGCCAGCCTGACGGCCGCCGACTGTCCGAACGTCCGGATCGAGATCGACCGCGTCGACGAGCGCGGGCTCGGCGAACTCCTGTTCGGGATGGAGGCCGCCTGCGTCTGCTACGGCGAACTCGCGGATCTCTCGACGTTCACCCAGCCCGCCGTGGAGTGGGGGAAGAAGGCCGCTCGCGGCCTGCTCGGCGGCGGCGAGTTCGAGGAGGCAGAGGCGGTTCGCGGGAAGGAACGGCTCGTCGTTGAGTAG